In a genomic window of Pedobacter sp. KBS0701:
- a CDS encoding cupin domain-containing protein has protein sequence MNFNDLSNKALITDSDIDWEDLGAGVKRKIMAYDDNLMLVKVEFEKDAIGTIHNHPHLQMSYVAKGSFEVSMGDDKKILNEGDVFFAPSNVFHGVVCLEAGLLVDIFNPHREDFLK, from the coding sequence ATGAATTTCAATGACTTAAGCAACAAAGCATTAATTACGGATAGCGATATCGACTGGGAAGATTTAGGTGCGGGCGTTAAACGCAAAATCATGGCTTATGATGACAACCTGATGTTGGTTAAAGTAGAATTTGAAAAAGATGCCATTGGCACCATTCACAATCACCCTCACTTACAGATGAGTTACGTTGCCAAAGGAAGTTTTGAAGTAAGCATGGGCGATGATAAGAAGATCTTAAACGAAGGGGATGTTTTCTTTGCCCCATCAAACGTTTTTCATGGTGTGGTTTGCCTGGAAGCCGGGTTATTAGTTGATATTTTTAATCCACATCGGGAAGATTTTTTGAAGTAA
- a CDS encoding DUF4230 domain-containing protein, whose protein sequence is MKLFFRLLPWLILVVAGYLFISKKFSINTTVESKHQLLVEKIEAIGKLELVRYQISDVLEHKNKTDFLPEASVLLIVKAEAVGCIDLTKITREDISIDADTAVVNLPQPEICYVKIDHKNSRVYDTKMAFFREASLVDEAYKAAERQITAEVKKSSILVQTKTNATTVLKPIIEGLGYKNVRFTFE, encoded by the coding sequence ATGAAGCTCTTTTTCCGACTTTTACCCTGGTTAATTTTAGTCGTTGCAGGGTACTTATTTATTTCCAAAAAGTTTAGTATCAATACTACTGTTGAAAGCAAACATCAGCTTCTGGTAGAGAAAATTGAGGCTATTGGTAAATTGGAACTGGTGAGATATCAGATTAGTGATGTTTTGGAACATAAAAATAAAACAGATTTTTTACCTGAAGCGAGTGTTTTATTAATTGTTAAAGCCGAGGCGGTAGGCTGTATTGACCTGACCAAAATTACCCGTGAAGATATTAGCATTGATGCGGACACTGCTGTAGTAAATTTACCACAGCCCGAAATCTGTTATGTAAAAATCGACCATAAAAACTCACGTGTTTATGATACGAAGATGGCTTTCTTCCGTGAGGCAAGTTTAGTAGACGAAGCTTATAAAGCAGCTGAAAGACAAATTACTGCAGAAGTTAAAAAATCGAGCATTTTAGTACAGACGAAAACCAATGCGACAACCGTGCTTAAGCCAATTATTGAAGGATTGGGTTATAAGAATGTACGGTTTACTTTTGAGTAA
- a CDS encoding ABC transporter ATP-binding protein, translating to MSNTLISVKNLTKQYQAEQAGGIKNVSFDIKRGDVVAIIGESGSGKSTLLKSIYGLLKTDEGEILFEDQRVKGPDEQLIPGHKQMKMVTQDFSLNIYAKVYDNIASQLSNTDLKTKAEKTLQIMEHLRILPLQHKKIIELSGGEQQRVAIAKAMVADTQVLLLDEPFSQVDALLKNQLRADIKRVAAETGVTVILVSHDPADGLFLADQLLILRNGELLQTGKPIDIYQNPKHIYTAQILGNAVVLSRGDAEKLGLKTFAGNVVFYPEWAEISNNWSSRRFEVKDVYYKGFYDELLLERNGVSVRALQLNRGEHKKNDNVQLNISRFLEF from the coding sequence GTGAGCAATACCCTAATCAGCGTTAAAAATTTAACCAAGCAATATCAGGCAGAGCAGGCCGGTGGAATTAAAAATGTAAGTTTCGACATTAAAAGAGGTGATGTGGTGGCCATTATAGGCGAGAGCGGTAGCGGAAAATCGACCTTACTCAAATCCATTTACGGGCTGTTAAAAACTGATGAAGGCGAAATTCTTTTCGAAGATCAAAGGGTTAAAGGGCCGGATGAACAACTAATCCCCGGCCATAAGCAGATGAAAATGGTGACGCAGGATTTTTCGCTGAATATTTATGCGAAAGTGTACGATAACATTGCCTCACAGCTATCAAATACCGATCTGAAAACCAAGGCCGAAAAAACACTTCAGATCATGGAGCACCTTCGGATTTTACCACTGCAGCATAAAAAAATTATCGAGTTAAGTGGTGGAGAACAGCAGCGTGTGGCCATAGCTAAAGCCATGGTTGCCGATACACAAGTTTTACTATTAGACGAACCCTTTAGCCAGGTTGATGCTTTGCTTAAAAACCAGCTAAGGGCTGATATAAAACGTGTTGCAGCAGAAACCGGGGTAACTGTTATCCTTGTCTCTCACGACCCTGCTGATGGTTTATTTCTTGCCGACCAATTACTCATTTTGCGAAACGGAGAACTTTTGCAAACCGGTAAGCCTATCGATATTTATCAAAATCCAAAACACATTTACACTGCTCAAATTTTAGGCAATGCAGTTGTTTTGTCTCGTGGAGATGCAGAGAAACTAGGATTAAAAACTTTTGCAGGAAATGTGGTTTTTTATCCGGAATGGGCAGAAATTAGTAATAATTGGAGCAGCAGACGTTTTGAAGTAAAAGATGTTTACTATAAAGGATTTTATGATGAATTGCTTTTAGAAAGAAATGGCGTTAGCGTTCGGGCCTTACAGTTGAACAGGGGAGAGCATAAAAAAAATGACAACGTTCAGTTGAACATTAGTCGTTTTTTAGAGTTTTAA
- a CDS encoding DUF6364 family protein: MKAKITLILDDAVIEQAKIYAKEQGISLDKFMENCFKSLIDENKPAETL; this comes from the coding sequence ATGAAAGCTAAAATCACACTAATTCTTGATGATGCTGTTATAGAGCAGGCTAAAATTTATGCGAAAGAGCAAGGAATAAGTTTAGATAAATTTATGGAGAATTGCTTTAAGTCTTTGATCGATGAGAATAAGCCTGCTGAAACGTTATAA
- a CDS encoding outer membrane beta-barrel protein produces the protein MKRLIFTTLLVSGLAGVMAPGAFAQQDSTKKKMDYSEGHGIMINTKSADSAKKGRFVGGITFTRVDWGFSRLIDNGSFNLSPNNDFLDYKGGKTSTFSFDVLQFGYRFNSNFKVYVAGGFDWTLIRLRKDITIAKNANEFVYTDQSPVHFSKNRFSSSYVHIPLNFEFRTSENKNGKRFYLVLGPEVSFLLNGKIKQISEERGKEKQYDSYHFQSVRYGGTVRFGYGGIGLFTKYYFNDMFTTSQQAGLKNMSFGVTFGLN, from the coding sequence ATGAAACGTCTAATATTTACAACACTTTTGGTAAGCGGGCTTGCCGGTGTTATGGCTCCAGGTGCTTTTGCACAACAAGATAGTACTAAAAAGAAAATGGATTATAGTGAAGGTCATGGTATTATGATTAATACAAAATCAGCAGATTCAGCAAAAAAAGGTCGTTTTGTAGGTGGAATTACTTTTACCAGAGTGGATTGGGGATTCTCCAGGCTGATAGACAATGGAAGTTTTAATTTATCACCTAATAATGATTTTTTAGATTACAAAGGTGGAAAAACCAGTACATTTTCTTTTGATGTTTTACAGTTTGGCTATCGCTTTAATTCTAACTTTAAAGTTTATGTAGCAGGAGGATTTGATTGGACCTTAATCCGTTTAAGAAAAGATATTACGATTGCTAAAAACGCTAACGAGTTTGTTTATACCGATCAATCACCGGTACATTTCTCTAAAAACCGTTTCTCCAGCAGTTATGTACATATTCCATTAAACTTCGAATTCCGTACCAGCGAAAACAAAAACGGCAAAAGATTTTACCTGGTGTTAGGTCCGGAGGTTAGCTTTTTGCTAAATGGAAAAATTAAACAGATAAGCGAAGAACGTGGTAAAGAAAAACAATATGATAGCTACCACTTTCAATCGGTTCGTTACGGAGGTACAGTTAGATTTGGTTACGGAGGTATAGGATTGTTTACCAAATATTACTTTAACGATATGTTTACTACCTCACAACAAGCTGGCTTAAAGAACATGAGTTTCGGGGTTACCTTTGGATTAAACTAA
- a CDS encoding RNA polymerase sigma factor: MKLTRSYTINDLMEGCKAGDRKMQELLYKQTASKMLAVCMRYAKDRMEAEDVLQMGYIKIFQKIKEYRGEGSFEGWIRRVMVNTAIESYRKNLRSLNVVEIDEAYEQPSTGFDFGTLGMQDLMKVIQKLADGYRMVFNMYVIEGYSHKEIGETLGISEGASKSQLSRARAILKEEIIKMEGFGYATYTG, encoded by the coding sequence ATGAAATTGACGCGAAGCTATACAATAAACGATTTGATGGAAGGCTGCAAAGCTGGTGACCGGAAGATGCAGGAGCTGCTCTACAAGCAAACTGCATCTAAGATGTTGGCCGTTTGTATGCGCTACGCCAAAGATAGGATGGAGGCAGAAGATGTGCTGCAGATGGGATACATCAAGATTTTTCAAAAAATAAAAGAGTATAGGGGCGAGGGTTCTTTTGAAGGCTGGATTAGGAGAGTAATGGTGAATACTGCGATTGAGAGTTACCGTAAAAATTTACGCAGCTTAAACGTAGTAGAAATAGATGAAGCTTACGAGCAACCATCAACCGGATTTGATTTTGGCACACTAGGCATGCAGGATTTGATGAAAGTGATACAAAAACTGGCAGATGGTTACCGCATGGTTTTTAACATGTACGTAATAGAAGGCTATTCGCATAAGGAAATTGGAGAAACGCTAGGCATCTCAGAAGGGGCGAGTAAATCGCAATTATCGAGAGCAAGGGCAATATTAAAAGAAGAAATTATAAAAATGGAGGGATTTGGTTATGCAACCTATACGGGATAA
- a CDS encoding CopD family protein: MIETLLPYYHYFLAVHIVFVISWMAGLFYILSLFIYHTEANDKPEPEKSILQKQFVKMEATLWKIIATPAMVISVLAGASMLTLNPGLLQADWMWVKLGFVVGLLIYHFICQNLVKQLKNNQYKLTSFQLRLWRELATIFMIAIVFVVILKSAINWIYGLIGIMGVAMAIMIAVKLYKNYRKKSGE; this comes from the coding sequence ATGATAGAAACCTTATTGCCATATTACCACTATTTTCTTGCAGTACACATTGTATTTGTAATTAGCTGGATGGCCGGTTTATTTTATATTTTAAGTCTTTTTATTTATCACACGGAAGCAAACGATAAACCTGAACCTGAAAAAAGTATCCTCCAAAAACAGTTTGTTAAAATGGAAGCTACTTTATGGAAAATTATAGCTACTCCGGCCATGGTTATTTCTGTTTTGGCGGGCGCATCTATGCTCACTTTAAATCCGGGCCTGCTTCAAGCTGATTGGATGTGGGTAAAGCTAGGTTTTGTTGTTGGCCTGCTCATTTATCACTTTATCTGTCAAAATCTCGTTAAACAGCTTAAAAACAATCAATATAAGCTAACCAGCTTTCAGTTGAGGTTATGGCGTGAGCTGGCTACCATTTTTATGATTGCTATTGTATTTGTCGTGATCTTAAAAAGTGCCATCAATTGGATTTATGGTTTAATTGGTATCATGGGCGTAGCAATGGCCATCATGATTGCAGTTAAGCTGTATAAGAATTATCGTAAAAAAAGTGGTGAATAA
- a CDS encoding type II toxin-antitoxin system YafQ family toxin, which yields MFVLKPTNQFDKDIKLMKKRSAKNINLIKDFLFRLEIDGASGIDKKHRPHKLVGNYKDNWEAHIKPDLLMIWFEITEEKEIILLRVGTHSDLF from the coding sequence ATGTTTGTTCTAAAGCCTACCAATCAATTTGATAAAGATATTAAGCTAATGAAGAAACGTTCTGCAAAGAACATAAATCTCATTAAGGATTTTTTGTTTAGATTAGAGATTGATGGTGCCAGTGGAATTGATAAGAAGCATCGCCCGCATAAATTAGTTGGAAACTATAAGGACAATTGGGAAGCCCATATTAAGCCCGATTTATTGATGATATGGTTTGAGATAACCGAAGAAAAGGAAATAATTCTATTAAGAGTCGGAACACATTCTGATCTATTTTAA
- the hemE gene encoding uroporphyrinogen decarboxylase, producing MKNNLFLDAAFSKQTERPPVWMMRQAGRFMPQYWEIKNKYSFLEMCKTPEIAADVTMLPVDLLDIDAAILFCDILVTGEAMGGDLSFTQGVGPKFSNPVRTAQDIENLNVDCLDELQYVADAIKVIQQRLNGNIPLIGFAGAPFTVMSYLIEGGSSKDFKLTKLFIHNQPELAHKLLAKIAKVTADYLNLQIAAGVNAVQIFDSWALALAWNDYQEFSHRYIQEIIANLNRKDIPVISFCKGSSVFAPIMAEAKPDVISVDWNADLLNIKNALPKGIAVQGNLDPHILYADKAVIKAQIHKLFERMRGTEGFIFNLGHGIMPDIPFDNVKYAIDVVKEFRY from the coding sequence ATGAAGAATAACTTATTTTTAGACGCAGCATTTTCAAAACAAACAGAACGCCCACCCGTGTGGATGATGCGTCAGGCAGGCCGTTTTATGCCACAATATTGGGAGATAAAAAACAAATACTCTTTTTTAGAGATGTGTAAAACTCCTGAGATTGCAGCTGATGTAACGATGTTGCCTGTTGATCTGCTGGATATAGATGCCGCGATTTTATTCTGTGATATTCTGGTAACCGGTGAGGCTATGGGTGGTGATTTAAGCTTCACTCAAGGTGTTGGTCCTAAATTTTCAAATCCGGTACGTACAGCCCAGGATATTGAAAATCTAAATGTTGATTGTTTGGATGAGTTACAATATGTGGCTGATGCGATTAAAGTGATTCAGCAAAGGTTAAATGGGAATATCCCTTTGATCGGTTTTGCTGGTGCACCGTTTACGGTAATGAGTTATTTAATTGAAGGTGGATCTTCTAAAGATTTCAAGTTAACTAAACTCTTTATACATAACCAACCAGAACTGGCACACAAGCTTTTGGCTAAAATTGCAAAAGTAACCGCAGATTATCTGAACCTTCAGATTGCTGCTGGCGTAAATGCAGTTCAAATTTTCGATAGTTGGGCACTTGCCTTAGCATGGAATGATTACCAGGAGTTTTCGCACCGTTATATTCAGGAAATTATTGCCAATCTAAACAGAAAAGATATTCCGGTGATTTCGTTCTGTAAGGGAAGTTCGGTTTTTGCTCCGATTATGGCAGAAGCTAAACCAGATGTAATTTCGGTTGACTGGAATGCTGATTTATTGAATATTAAAAATGCTTTGCCAAAAGGTATTGCTGTACAAGGAAATTTAGACCCACATATTTTATATGCGGATAAAGCTGTAATTAAGGCACAAATCCATAAGTTATTCGAACGCATGCGTGGTACTGAAGGATTTATCTTCAATTTAGGTCACGGTATTATGCCTGATATTCCTTTCGATAATGTGAAGTATGCAATTGATGTGGTGAAGGAGTTTAGGTATTAA
- a CDS encoding response regulator transcription factor: MSQKLRILLVEDEDHLLDAIKLNLELEGYKVHAVKDGKTALKIFKEERFNLIILDVMLPEMDGFQVCETIRLENAEVPIMFLTAKNTSEDRVLGLKKGADDYLVKPFNLEELILRVGILVKRSLKSDDLKELNSYKIGDKTIYFNSFELKHDDGTITPLTKKETMLLKLLIERKNDAVSREQILETVWNYDVYPSTRTIDNFILTFRKYFEPDQKNPVYFHSIRGVGYKFTDSH; this comes from the coding sequence ATGTCACAAAAATTAAGAATTCTATTGGTAGAAGACGAGGATCACTTGTTAGATGCTATCAAATTAAACCTCGAACTTGAGGGTTATAAAGTTCACGCCGTTAAAGACGGTAAAACCGCTCTTAAAATTTTTAAAGAAGAACGCTTTAATCTAATCATTTTAGATGTAATGTTGCCTGAAATGGATGGTTTCCAGGTTTGCGAAACAATCCGTTTAGAGAATGCAGAAGTTCCGATTATGTTTTTAACAGCTAAAAACACTTCTGAAGACCGTGTTTTAGGTTTGAAAAAAGGAGCTGACGATTATCTGGTTAAACCATTCAACCTGGAAGAACTCATTCTTCGTGTGGGGATTTTGGTGAAACGCAGTTTAAAATCTGATGATTTAAAAGAATTGAATTCTTACAAAATCGGGGATAAAACAATCTACTTTAACTCTTTCGAATTAAAACATGATGATGGCACCATCACACCGTTAACCAAAAAGGAAACGATGTTGCTGAAACTGTTAATTGAGCGTAAAAATGATGCCGTTTCAAGAGAACAGATTTTAGAAACGGTTTGGAATTATGATGTTTATCCGTCAACCAGAACGATCGATAACTTTATTTTAACGTTCCGTAAGTATTTCGAACCTGATCAAAAAAATCCGGTTTATTTTCACTCTATCCGTGGTGTAGGCTATAAATTTACAGATAGTCATTAA
- a CDS encoding sensor histidine kinase KdpD has translation MKKSIIIFYALLLYALIQLISWGTLVVRLQPSRMTMIMGEGSVFLFLLCIGGYFLHQSLKREDKLREQQQNFLMSITHELKSPLAAIKLSIQTIVKRDLDKTRQVSLLNNSLKDIERLDDLVENMLLATKIENRSYTFPKEEFNFSELVYKITDRLQVHSCGNEQLISAQIQPNLQLMGDKFALSSVVTNLIENAVKYSSPCDEINVHLNKVDGHIQLSVIDKGPGISDAEKMLIFDKFYRVGNENVRKAKGTGLGLFIVKEVLQYHDADITVKDNLPQGSIFEVTFS, from the coding sequence ATGAAGAAATCTATAATTATATTTTACGCCTTATTGCTTTACGCGCTGATTCAGCTCATTTCGTGGGGTACTTTAGTGGTGCGTTTGCAACCCAGCCGCATGACGATGATTATGGGCGAAGGCTCGGTATTTTTATTTCTGCTTTGTATTGGTGGTTATTTTCTCCATCAATCTTTAAAACGTGAAGATAAACTGAGGGAACAGCAGCAGAACTTTTTAATGTCGATCACGCATGAGTTAAAATCTCCATTGGCCGCAATAAAACTTTCTATCCAAACCATTGTTAAACGGGATTTGGATAAGACCCGCCAGGTATCGTTGCTCAACAATTCATTAAAAGATATTGAGCGGTTAGACGATTTGGTTGAAAATATGCTTTTAGCTACCAAGATTGAAAACCGTTCTTACACTTTTCCGAAAGAGGAATTTAATTTTTCAGAACTGGTGTATAAAATTACTGATCGGTTGCAGGTTCACTCTTGTGGCAACGAACAATTGATAAGTGCCCAAATTCAGCCAAATTTGCAGTTAATGGGTGACAAATTTGCCTTATCGTCAGTAGTGACCAATTTGATAGAGAATGCCGTTAAGTATTCGAGCCCATGTGATGAGATAAATGTGCATTTAAACAAAGTTGACGGACATATTCAGTTAAGCGTGATTGATAAAGGTCCGGGTATTTCAGATGCCGAAAAAATGTTGATATTTGATAAGTTTTACCGCGTTGGTAACGAGAATGTCAGAAAAGCGAAAGGAACAGGTTTAGGCTTGTTTATTGTGAAAGAGGTTTTACAATACCATGATGCAGATATTACAGTAAAAGACAATTTGCCTCAGGGAAGTATTTTTGAAGTAACATTTAGTTAA
- the hemL gene encoding glutamate-1-semialdehyde 2,1-aminomutase, which produces MLDSLKKMFSGNEADIPVNTGSKPDISRVKSAELYEKSKTYFPGGVNSPVRAFKSVYGTPLFIEKGDGCYIWDADGNQFIDFCGSWGPLILGHNNPKIREKVTEVMQNGMSFGAPTALENELAELIIKNNRFVEKIRFTSSGTEAVMSAIRLARGFTGRDKILKFEGCYHGHSDSLLVKAGSGLVTFGETSSAGVPKSFAEETIVVPLNDKTAIEQAFAQFKDQIAAVIIEGIPANNGLIMQDEEYIHFLRKICTDNGSLLIFDEVITGFRIGFEGAAAHYGIIPDIVTYGKIIGGGLPVGMYGARAEIMEHISPDGGVYQAGTLSGNPVAMAAGIATLTELNKSGFYKDLNNKAQEFVASIQRFATARNYKFKVFTIGSIFWFAFTDKDKIQSADDIDASSMEKFKVMHRELLNRGIYLGPSGYEVGFVSSAHTKIELEKAKRAIFEALDLVFKK; this is translated from the coding sequence ATGTTAGATTCATTAAAGAAAATGTTTTCAGGCAACGAAGCCGATATTCCGGTAAATACAGGTAGTAAACCTGATATTTCGAGGGTAAAATCTGCCGAGCTTTACGAAAAATCAAAAACGTATTTCCCTGGCGGAGTAAACTCTCCGGTAAGGGCTTTTAAATCGGTTTATGGTACACCGCTTTTTATCGAAAAAGGTGATGGCTGTTACATCTGGGATGCCGATGGTAATCAGTTTATCGATTTCTGTGGTAGCTGGGGACCATTAATTTTAGGACATAATAATCCTAAAATTCGCGAAAAAGTGACCGAAGTAATGCAGAACGGCATGAGCTTTGGTGCGCCAACTGCATTGGAAAATGAATTGGCAGAGCTGATTATCAAAAACAACCGTTTTGTAGAAAAAATACGTTTCACCAGTTCGGGTACCGAAGCCGTAATGTCGGCTATTCGTTTGGCAAGAGGGTTTACCGGCCGGGATAAGATTTTAAAATTCGAAGGTTGTTACCATGGCCACAGCGATTCACTTTTGGTAAAAGCAGGTTCGGGTTTGGTTACTTTTGGTGAAACTTCTTCTGCAGGTGTGCCAAAATCTTTTGCCGAAGAAACCATCGTGGTACCTTTAAATGATAAAACAGCCATTGAACAGGCTTTTGCCCAGTTTAAAGATCAGATTGCCGCGGTAATTATCGAAGGGATTCCTGCAAACAACGGTTTAATTATGCAGGATGAAGAATATATTCATTTCTTGCGTAAAATCTGTACCGATAATGGTTCCCTTTTAATTTTTGATGAAGTAATTACAGGATTCAGGATTGGTTTTGAAGGTGCTGCTGCACATTATGGCATTATACCTGATATTGTTACTTATGGAAAAATCATCGGTGGTGGTTTACCTGTGGGAATGTATGGTGCGCGAGCTGAAATTATGGAACATATTTCTCCCGATGGTGGCGTTTATCAGGCCGGAACCTTATCAGGAAATCCGGTAGCCATGGCAGCGGGCATCGCAACATTAACCGAATTGAATAAATCCGGCTTTTATAAAGATTTGAATAATAAGGCACAGGAATTTGTAGCGAGCATTCAACGTTTTGCAACGGCACGTAACTATAAATTTAAAGTATTCACCATTGGCTCTATTTTCTGGTTTGCCTTTACCGATAAAGATAAAATCCAATCTGCTGATGATATTGATGCCAGCAGCATGGAGAAATTTAAAGTGATGCACCGCGAATTATTAAACAGAGGAATTTATTTAGGTCCATCGGGATATGAAGTTGGTTTTGTATCTTCAGCTCATACGAAGATCGAGTTGGAGAAAGCAAAGAGAGCTATTTTTGAAGCATTAGATTTGGTGTTTAAGAAATAG
- the hemB gene encoding porphobilinogen synthase yields MLNRPRRLRKNPLVREMIAETRLSKDMFVYPYFVVPGTNVTHAIDAMPGVNHYSVDTLVKDVEAGLKKGLNKIMLFGVGDEKSEDAKSAYHDHSLVPTAVRELKKQFSDDLYVITDVCVCSYTTHGHCGILENDYVQNDKTVEVIAKMALTHAEAGADMFAPSDMMDGRIEAMRNLLDENGFVNAAIMSHATKFASAYYGPFREAADCAPGKGDRKAYQMDFRNPLEALREAALDEQEGADVLMVKPGLAYLDIIQRLKQDTNLPIAVYNVSGEYSMVKAAAERGWIDEQKVVMETMHAFARAGASIITTYHIKDILNNNWL; encoded by the coding sequence ATGTTAAATCGTCCGCGTAGATTACGGAAAAATCCGTTAGTGAGAGAGATGATAGCCGAAACACGGTTATCGAAAGATATGTTTGTGTACCCTTATTTCGTCGTGCCGGGCACTAATGTTACCCATGCCATTGATGCCATGCCTGGGGTAAACCATTACTCAGTTGATACTTTGGTAAAAGATGTGGAAGCCGGATTGAAAAAAGGACTCAACAAAATCATGCTTTTTGGTGTTGGCGATGAAAAATCGGAAGATGCAAAATCTGCTTACCACGATCATTCTTTAGTGCCAACGGCGGTGCGTGAGTTGAAAAAACAGTTCTCCGACGATTTATATGTAATTACCGATGTTTGCGTTTGTTCATATACCACCCATGGTCATTGCGGTATTTTAGAAAACGATTACGTACAAAATGATAAAACGGTTGAGGTAATCGCTAAAATGGCTTTAACACATGCAGAAGCTGGTGCTGATATGTTTGCACCATCGGATATGATGGATGGGAGGATTGAAGCCATGCGTAATCTTTTAGATGAAAACGGCTTTGTAAATGCGGCCATTATGAGCCATGCTACAAAATTTGCTTCTGCATATTACGGCCCTTTTAGAGAGGCTGCAGATTGCGCACCGGGTAAAGGTGATAGAAAAGCCTATCAAATGGACTTCAGAAATCCATTAGAAGCCTTACGTGAAGCTGCTTTAGATGAACAGGAAGGTGCTGATGTGTTAATGGTGAAACCGGGATTAGCTTACCTGGATATTATCCAACGGTTAAAACAAGATACCAATCTACCTATAGCGGTTTACAATGTATCCGGCGAATACTCCATGGTAAAAGCGGCTGCCGAACGCGGTTGGATAGACGAACAAAAAGTAGTGATGGAAACCATGCATGCCTTTGCCAGAGCAGGTGCAAGCATTATTACCACTTACCACATTAAAGATATTTTAAATAACAACTGGCTTTAG